One window of Balearica regulorum gibbericeps isolate bBalReg1 chromosome 20, bBalReg1.pri, whole genome shotgun sequence genomic DNA carries:
- the RPL12 gene encoding large ribosomal subunit protein uL11 codes for MPPKFDPNEIKVVYLRCTGGEVGATSALAPKIGPLGLSPKKVGDDIAKATGDWKGLRITVKLTIQNRQAQIEVVPSASALIIKALKEPPRDRKKQKNIKHSGSVSFDEIVNIARQMRHRSLARELSGTIKEILGTAQSVGCSIDGRHPHDIIDDINNGAIECPAS; via the exons atgCCGCCCAAGTTCGACCCCAACGAGATCAAAGTCG TGTACCTGCGCTGCACCGGCGGGGAGGTCGGCGCCACCTCCGCTCTGGCCCCCAAGATCGGCCCCCTCGGCCTG TCTCCCAAGAAGGTGGGTGATGACATCGCCAAGGCCACGGGcgactggaaggggctgaggaTCACGGTGAAGCTCACCATCCAGAACAGGCAAGCTCAG ATTGAGGTTgttccttctgcctctgctctgaTTATCAAAGCTCTGAAGGAGCCTCCTCGTgacaggaagaagcagaaaaaca TTAAGCACAGTGGCAGCGTCAGCTTTGATGAGATAGTGAACATCGCGCGGCAGATGCGGCACAGATCCCTGGCTCGGGAGCTCTCAG GGACCATCAAGGAGATTCTTGGAACTGCCCAGTCCGTGGGCTGCAGCATTGATGGCAGGCACCCACATGATATCATTGATGACATCAATAATGGTGCAATTGAGTGCCCAGCT AGCTAA